The Streptomyces sp. SS1-1 genome has a segment encoding these proteins:
- a CDS encoding TetR/AcrR family transcriptional regulator, which produces MPAAPAYRRLSVEERRTQLLDAALGLFAHRAPEEVSLDDVAEAAGVSRPLVYRYFPGGKQQLYEAALRSAAEELRTCFDEPREGPLVPRLARALDRYLAFVDQHDTGFSALLQGGSVVETSRTTAIVDGVRRAAAEHILRHLEVGDPGLRLRMTVRMWITAVEAASLIWLDEGKQPPVAELRDWLVDQFVAVLSVTAARDPQTAALAERLLADG; this is translated from the coding sequence ATGCCAGCCGCTCCCGCCTACCGCCGCCTGAGCGTCGAGGAGCGCCGTACCCAGCTCCTCGACGCCGCCCTCGGACTCTTCGCGCACCGCGCCCCCGAGGAGGTCTCCCTCGACGACGTGGCGGAGGCGGCCGGGGTCTCCCGTCCCCTGGTGTACCGGTACTTCCCGGGCGGCAAGCAGCAGCTGTACGAGGCGGCCCTGCGCTCCGCCGCCGAGGAGCTGCGGACCTGCTTCGACGAGCCCCGCGAGGGTCCCCTGGTCCCCCGGCTCGCCCGCGCGCTCGACCGGTACCTCGCCTTCGTCGACCAGCACGACACCGGCTTCAGCGCCCTCCTCCAGGGCGGCAGCGTCGTCGAGACGTCCCGGACGACCGCCATCGTCGACGGGGTGCGCCGCGCCGCCGCCGAGCACATCCTGCGGCATCTGGAGGTCGGCGATCCGGGGCTGCGGCTGCGGATGACCGTCCGCATGTGGATCACGGCCGTGGAGGCGGCCTCCCTCATCTGGCTCGACGAGGGCAAGCAGCCGCCCGTGGCGGAACTGCGCGACTGGCTGGTGGACCAGTTCGTCGCCGTGCTGTCGGTGACCGCCGCCCGGGACCCGCAGACCGCCGCACTGGCCGAGCGCCTCCTGGCGGATGGCTGA
- a CDS encoding nuclease-related domain-containing protein yields the protein MSELRVVPAWRHGQEQLYVCLPDGRNIAWYDREAARVNLLVRDHREEVLEALGPFVTGPVTVGPPPVPTPADLARLALHPDDDLAPNRPGEALLVALDRDPGPAHRLRADPRRRALTAERTVGEALDLLDGAGWRVLHSVPLPGGDRVHHLLIGPGGLFALHSLYARRQKVTVADPLVTLGRRTTEPLLRRLRADAGRAAHALTAEVRPVLVLVDPAEVAVPTPPSEVRVLRDTEIAGFARTGGLLKPADVEALFALARDRTVWTAAL from the coding sequence ATGAGCGAACTGCGCGTCGTACCAGCCTGGCGGCACGGCCAGGAACAGCTGTACGTCTGCCTCCCGGACGGGCGGAACATCGCCTGGTACGACCGGGAGGCGGCCCGCGTCAACCTGCTGGTCCGGGACCACCGCGAGGAGGTGCTGGAGGCCCTCGGCCCCTTCGTCACCGGCCCGGTCACGGTGGGCCCGCCCCCGGTCCCCACCCCCGCCGACCTGGCCCGGCTCGCCCTCCACCCGGACGACGACCTGGCCCCCAACCGCCCCGGCGAGGCGCTGCTCGTCGCCCTCGACCGCGACCCCGGCCCCGCCCACCGCCTGCGCGCCGACCCCCGGCGGCGGGCGCTGACCGCCGAGCGGACCGTCGGCGAGGCGCTGGACCTCCTGGACGGCGCCGGCTGGCGCGTCCTGCACTCCGTGCCGCTGCCCGGCGGCGACCGCGTCCACCATCTGCTGATCGGGCCCGGCGGCCTGTTCGCCCTGCACAGCCTGTACGCCCGCCGGCAGAAGGTCACCGTCGCCGATCCGCTGGTCACGCTCGGCCGGCGCACGACCGAGCCGCTGCTGCGGCGCCTGCGCGCCGACGCCGGCCGGGCGGCGCACGCCCTGACGGCCGAGGTCCGCCCGGTCCTCGTCCTCGTCGACCCGGCCGAGGTGGCGGTGCCCACGCCACCGAGCGAGGTACGGGTGCTCCGGGACACGGAGATCGCCGGGTTCGCGCGGACGGGCGGGCTGCTGAAGCCGGCGGACGTCGAGGCCCTGTTCGCGCTGGCCCGGGACCGCACGGTGTGGACGGCGGCGCTGTGA
- a CDS encoding sensor histidine kinase, whose amino-acid sequence MRLWLPRWAGPLAVRAAVFITVMCCALAALLGVLVHVSVTNQTVGKARDLALDRLAGATTAFEAGDRLAPGAAVDPPGLPRSLRDLALGGERGTVVAHHRGRPTMWAAGPVDRGRVLAVEVDYSQQARTIDGLDRAILWSSALAIGVTVLAGAFAVTRVTRRLHTTAGVARRISVGDLDARVGDPRTKDPDRPQDEVAVVAAALDSMASSLQAKLLAEQRFTADVAHELRTPLTGLHAAAELLPPGRPTELVRDRVAALRTLTEDLLEISRLESGRERSEVDTESLAALADRVVRGAAGDTEVVVVRDAVVETDRRRLERVLGNLVANAHKHGRAPVVLTVDGPVVTVRDHGEGYPDYLVAHGPQRFRTEGGTTGHGLGLTIALGQAEVLGARLTFTNAEDGGAVARLALP is encoded by the coding sequence GTGAGGCTCTGGCTGCCCCGGTGGGCCGGTCCGCTCGCCGTGCGGGCCGCCGTGTTCATCACGGTGATGTGCTGTGCGCTGGCGGCCCTGCTCGGTGTGCTGGTGCACGTCTCGGTGACCAACCAGACCGTCGGCAAGGCGCGCGACCTGGCGCTGGACCGGCTGGCGGGCGCCACGACGGCGTTCGAGGCCGGGGACAGGCTCGCTCCCGGCGCCGCGGTCGACCCGCCGGGCCTGCCGCGTTCCCTGCGGGACCTGGCGCTGGGCGGCGAGCGGGGCACCGTCGTGGCCCATCACCGGGGGCGCCCCACGATGTGGGCGGCGGGTCCCGTCGACCGGGGCCGGGTCCTCGCCGTCGAGGTGGACTACTCGCAGCAGGCCCGCACGATAGACGGTCTGGACCGGGCGATCCTGTGGTCGTCGGCGCTGGCGATCGGGGTGACGGTGCTGGCGGGCGCGTTCGCGGTGACGCGGGTGACGCGCCGGCTGCACACGACGGCCGGGGTGGCCCGGCGGATCAGCGTCGGCGACCTGGACGCGCGGGTGGGCGACCCCCGGACGAAGGACCCGGACCGGCCGCAGGACGAGGTGGCCGTGGTCGCGGCCGCCCTGGACTCCATGGCGTCCTCGCTCCAGGCCAAGCTGCTGGCCGAGCAGCGCTTCACGGCGGACGTGGCGCACGAGTTGCGCACCCCGCTGACGGGGCTGCACGCGGCGGCCGAGCTGCTGCCGCCGGGACGGCCGACCGAGCTGGTGCGGGACCGGGTGGCGGCGCTGCGGACGCTGACCGAGGACCTGCTGGAGATCTCGCGGCTGGAGTCGGGCCGCGAGCGCTCCGAAGTGGACACGGAGTCGCTGGCCGCGCTGGCCGACCGGGTGGTGCGGGGCGCCGCCGGTGACACGGAGGTCGTCGTGGTGCGGGACGCCGTCGTGGAGACGGACCGGCGGCGGCTGGAGCGGGTGCTGGGGAACCTGGTGGCCAACGCGCACAAGCACGGCCGGGCACCGGTGGTGCTGACGGTCGACGGTCCCGTGGTGACGGTCCGGGACCACGGCGAGGGCTACCCGGACTACCTGGTGGCACACGGCCCCCAGCGCTTCCGCACGGAGGGCGGCACCACGGGCCACGGCCTGGGCCTGACGATCGCCCTCGGCCAGGCAGAGGTCCTGGGCGCCCGCCTGACGTTCACCAACGCGGAGGACGGCGGCGCGGTGGCGCGGTTGGCGCTGCCGTAG
- a CDS encoding thioesterase II family protein — MRTRWLRGVRSPGARTRLVCFPHAGGAAGFFHGWTAPAPPWLEVLSVQYPGRQDRLDDPCPATMEELAGVIAEALLQEAADGLPLALFGHSMGSAVAYEVAGRLEDAGVGLVRLVVSGRARPRGPHELAARPAPDDDEILRLLRRLDPAGAAVYDHPELRPVIMPALRADFRLLAAHRPAPLRRLAVPVTACGGDRDPVCPVENLASWADVTSGDLEVRAFEGGHFYLTPRKREVLALLAERLA; from the coding sequence ATGCGGACCCGGTGGCTGCGGGGCGTGCGCTCCCCCGGTGCGCGGACGCGTCTGGTGTGCTTCCCGCACGCTGGCGGGGCCGCCGGCTTCTTTCACGGCTGGACGGCGCCGGCCCCGCCCTGGCTCGAGGTGCTGTCGGTGCAGTACCCCGGCCGCCAGGACCGGCTGGACGACCCGTGCCCGGCGACGATGGAGGAGCTGGCCGGCGTGATCGCCGAGGCGCTGCTCCAGGAGGCGGCGGACGGGCTGCCCCTGGCGCTGTTCGGGCACAGCATGGGCTCGGCGGTGGCGTACGAGGTGGCCGGCCGGCTGGAGGACGCGGGCGTCGGCCTGGTCCGGCTCGTGGTGTCGGGGCGGGCGCGACCGCGCGGCCCGCACGAGCTCGCGGCGCGTCCGGCCCCGGACGACGACGAGATCCTGCGGCTCTTGCGCAGGCTCGATCCCGCCGGTGCCGCCGTGTACGACCATCCCGAGCTGCGGCCCGTGATCATGCCGGCGCTGCGCGCGGACTTCCGGCTGCTGGCGGCCCACCGCCCGGCCCCGCTGCGCCGGCTGGCCGTCCCGGTGACCGCCTGCGGCGGGGACCGCGATCCGGTGTGCCCGGTCGAGAACCTGGCGTCCTGGGCGGACGTCACCTCGGGGGACCTGGAGGTGCGGGCCTTCGAGGGCGGTCACTTCTACCTCACCCCGCGCAAGCGGGAGGTGCTGGCCCTGCTCGCCGAGCGGCTGGCCTGA
- a CDS encoding FtsW/RodA/SpoVE family cell cycle protein gives MIKAGTSLAAADAPAPAAPLPRRRGIELSLIVVAVLLSVYGYCAVGLARQGTVPPGAAGYGAGLGVLALVAHLAVRLRAPAADPLLLPIGVLLNGLGLVLIYRLDLETPGDAAAPTQLVWSTLGVALFIVVVLLLRDHRVLQRYAYVCVVAALALLTLPILFPSVNGARIWIRIAGFSIQPGEFAKVLLAVFFAAYLAANRSALAYTGRRVLGVERLQLPTGRVLGPIVAIWLISVGVLVLERDLGTSLLFFGLFVVLLYVATGRTGWIAVGLLLAALGAVAVGLLEPHVHARVEDWRHPFASIEAGEGPNQLSQSLFAFAAGGTFGTGLGLGHSILIGFAAKSDFILATAGEELGLAGLSAVFLLYGLLVERGYRTGLALRDPFGRLLAVGLASIVALQVFVIAGGVTGLIPLTGMAMPFLAQGGSSVVTNWAIVALLIRLSDRARSRLGVPRGEEAAAPETGRHEPAGAAR, from the coding sequence ATGATCAAGGCCGGAACCTCCCTGGCGGCAGCGGACGCACCCGCTCCCGCCGCACCCCTCCCCCGGCGCCGTGGCATCGAACTGTCCCTCATCGTCGTGGCCGTCCTGCTCAGCGTGTACGGCTACTGCGCGGTCGGCCTCGCCCGGCAGGGCACCGTTCCGCCCGGCGCCGCCGGCTACGGCGCCGGGCTGGGCGTGCTGGCGCTGGTCGCGCATCTGGCCGTACGCCTGCGCGCCCCCGCCGCGGACCCCCTGCTGCTGCCGATCGGCGTCCTGCTCAACGGGCTCGGCCTGGTGCTGATCTACCGGCTCGACCTGGAGACGCCGGGCGACGCGGCGGCGCCCACCCAACTCGTGTGGTCCACGCTGGGGGTGGCCCTGTTCATCGTGGTCGTGCTGCTGCTGCGCGACCACCGGGTGCTCCAGCGGTACGCGTACGTCTGTGTCGTCGCCGCGCTCGCCCTGCTGACCCTGCCGATCCTCTTCCCCTCGGTGAACGGCGCCCGCATCTGGATCCGGATCGCCGGATTCTCCATCCAGCCCGGCGAGTTCGCGAAGGTGCTGCTCGCGGTGTTCTTCGCCGCGTACCTGGCCGCCAACCGCAGCGCGCTGGCGTACACGGGCCGGCGGGTCCTCGGGGTGGAGCGGCTGCAGCTGCCGACCGGGCGGGTCCTCGGCCCCATCGTCGCGATCTGGCTCATCAGCGTGGGCGTGCTCGTCCTCGAACGGGACCTGGGCACCTCGCTGTTGTTCTTCGGGCTGTTCGTGGTGCTGCTGTACGTGGCCACCGGGCGCACCGGCTGGATCGCGGTCGGTCTGCTGCTGGCCGCCCTCGGCGCGGTCGCCGTGGGCCTGCTGGAGCCGCATGTGCACGCGCGGGTGGAGGACTGGCGGCACCCGTTCGCCTCCATCGAGGCGGGTGAGGGCCCCAACCAGCTCTCCCAGTCGCTGTTCGCCTTCGCGGCGGGCGGCACGTTCGGCACCGGGCTCGGCCTCGGCCACTCGATCCTGATCGGCTTCGCGGCCAAGTCGGACTTCATCCTGGCCACCGCCGGGGAGGAGCTGGGCCTGGCCGGGCTGTCCGCGGTCTTCCTGCTGTACGGCCTGCTCGTGGAGCGCGGCTACCGGACGGGCCTCGCGCTGCGCGACCCGTTCGGGCGGCTGCTCGCGGTGGGGCTCGCCTCCATCGTGGCGCTCCAGGTGTTCGTGATCGCGGGCGGGGTGACCGGGCTGATCCCGTTGACCGGCATGGCGATGCCGTTCCTGGCGCAGGGCGGCTCGTCGGTCGTCACCAACTGGGCGATCGTGGCGCTGCTGATCCGGCTGAGCGACCGCGCCCGCAGCCGTCTCGGCGTGCCCCGCGGCGAGGAGGCCGCGGCGCCGGAGACGGGTCGGCACGAGCCCGCGGGGGCCGCCCGATGA
- a CDS encoding penicillin-binding transpeptidase domain-containing protein, with protein sequence MTRHIRRAAFFCALLLAALLVNAARVQVVEAPSYGDNIANRRTTIARYGQPRGNILVDGAPVTGSQDTGEHLRYERTYTNGPMYAPVTGYASQVYGTTLLEHTEDGVLAGTDPLLSPFPLWGAAARGRYPGGDVVTTLRAAAQEAAYEGLAGRKGAVAAIEPSTGRVLALVSAPSYDPSVLSGNGSAVARSWSTLNRDPDKPMLNRAVRKTYPPGSTFKVVTAAAALDAGVVEDLDVRTRTPDPYTLPGTRTKLTNASEGCEDVPLRKAFEWSCNTVFAKLGVEVGVERMAATAGAFGFNDPDLKIPYSVARSTFDTRVDRAQLALSSIGQYNTRATPLQMAMVAAAVANGGQVRSPYLVERTVRAGGGTVAAAGSRPMRQAMRPSTAAKLRELMVDVVREGTGTNAWIPGATVGGKTGTAQHGLGNSGTPYAWFVSWAQGDRDVEPKVAVAVVVEDADADRGEISGGGDAAPIARAVMEAVLKSSPEPRR encoded by the coding sequence ATGACCCGGCACATCCGCCGCGCCGCATTCTTCTGCGCGCTGCTGCTGGCCGCGCTGCTGGTCAACGCCGCCCGCGTGCAGGTCGTCGAGGCCCCGTCGTACGGCGACAACATCGCCAACCGGCGCACCACCATCGCCCGGTACGGGCAGCCGCGCGGGAACATCCTGGTCGACGGGGCGCCGGTCACCGGCTCGCAGGACACCGGGGAGCATCTGCGCTACGAGCGGACGTACACGAACGGCCCGATGTACGCCCCGGTGACCGGCTACGCCTCGCAGGTCTACGGCACGACCCTGCTGGAGCACACCGAGGACGGAGTCCTGGCGGGCACCGACCCGCTGCTGTCGCCGTTCCCCCTGTGGGGGGCCGCCGCGCGGGGCCGGTACCCGGGCGGGGACGTGGTCACCACGCTGCGGGCGGCCGCGCAGGAGGCCGCGTACGAGGGGCTGGCGGGCCGCAAGGGGGCGGTCGCGGCGATCGAGCCGTCGACGGGCCGCGTCCTGGCCCTGGTGTCGGCGCCCTCCTACGACCCGTCGGTGCTGTCGGGGAACGGCTCGGCGGTGGCCCGGTCCTGGTCGACGCTGAACCGGGACCCGGACAAGCCGATGCTGAACCGGGCGGTGCGCAAGACGTATCCGCCGGGGTCGACCTTCAAGGTGGTGACGGCCGCCGCCGCCCTGGACGCGGGGGTGGTCGAGGACCTGGACGTCCGCACCCGCACCCCGGACCCGTACACGCTGCCGGGCACCCGGACGAAGCTGACGAACGCGTCCGAGGGCTGCGAGGACGTGCCGCTGCGCAAGGCGTTCGAGTGGTCCTGCAACACGGTGTTCGCGAAGCTCGGCGTCGAGGTGGGCGTGGAGCGGATGGCGGCGACGGCGGGCGCGTTCGGGTTCAACGACCCGGATCTGAAGATCCCCTACTCGGTGGCCCGGTCCACGTTCGACACCCGGGTGGACCGGGCGCAGCTCGCGCTGTCGTCGATCGGGCAGTACAACACGCGGGCCACGCCGTTGCAGATGGCGATGGTGGCGGCGGCCGTGGCCAACGGGGGTCAGGTGCGCTCGCCGTATCTGGTGGAGCGCACGGTGCGGGCGGGCGGGGGCACGGTGGCGGCGGCCGGGTCCCGGCCGATGCGGCAGGCGATGCGGCCCTCGACGGCCGCGAAGCTGCGGGAGCTGATGGTGGACGTGGTGCGGGAGGGCACCGGTACGAACGCCTGGATCCCGGGCGCGACGGTCGGCGGCAAGACCGGCACCGCGCAGCACGGCCTGGGCAACTCCGGGACGCCGTACGCCTGGTTCGTCTCGTGGGCGCAGGGCGACCGCGACGTGGAGCCGAAGGTCGCGGTCGCCGTGGTCGTGGAGGACGCGGACGCGGACCGTGGCGAGATCAGCGGCGGCGGGGACGCGGCGCCGATCGCGCGGGCGGTGATGGAGGCCGTGCTGAAGTCGTCGCCTGAGCCGCGGCGGTGA
- a CDS encoding SH3 domain-containing protein, translating into MALRSRFALSIAAGLLATAAAATPALADDEWGSGTGTESQGDWGGAQGVGGDWSGQGGEQNGQGASQGASQGAAQGDWGGGQGGNQQFTRGRVTAGTLLLRSAPNRGSQVIRVVHRGDRVRIFCKTRGESVQGNGNWYLLADGIWAWGSARYIDTFGHTPRWC; encoded by the coding sequence ATGGCCCTGCGTTCGCGTTTCGCCCTGTCCATAGCCGCCGGTCTGCTGGCCACCGCCGCGGCCGCCACACCCGCCCTGGCCGACGACGAGTGGGGGTCCGGCACCGGCACGGAGTCGCAGGGGGACTGGGGCGGGGCCCAGGGAGTGGGTGGGGACTGGAGCGGCCAGGGCGGGGAGCAGAACGGCCAGGGGGCCTCGCAGGGCGCCTCACAGGGCGCGGCCCAGGGCGACTGGGGTGGCGGTCAGGGCGGGAACCAGCAGTTCACCCGGGGCCGGGTGACCGCCGGCACGTTGCTGCTGCGCAGTGCGCCGAACCGGGGCAGCCAGGTCATCCGTGTCGTGCACCGGGGGGACCGTGTCCGCATCTTCTGCAAGACCCGGGGCGAGAGCGTCCAGGGCAACGGGAACTGGTACCTCCTCGCGGACGGCATCTGGGCCTGGGGCTCGGCGCGCTACATCGACACCTTCGGGCACACGCCGCGCTGGTGCTGA
- the ligD gene encoding non-homologous end-joining DNA ligase, translating to MTPITEVEGRRLALSNLEKVLYPATGFTKGEVLHYYATTAPVLLPHLRDRPVSFLRYPDGPDGQLFFAKNVPPGTPDWVTTAEVPRMEGPARMVLVQDLASLMWAANLVTEFHTPQWVIQAPGEADRLVFDLDPGAPASVVECCEVALWLRERLAADGIEAYAKTSGSKGLHLSAAVRPVSSERATEYAKELAVEAERAMPRLVVHRMTKSLRPGKVFVDWSQNAARKTTAAPYTLRARAEPLVSAPVTWEEVAECSSPRSLAFLAPDLAPRLQDYGDLLAPLLDPKAAAEVP from the coding sequence ATGACGCCGATCACAGAGGTGGAGGGGCGACGGCTCGCGCTGAGCAACCTGGAGAAGGTGCTGTATCCGGCGACCGGCTTCACCAAGGGCGAGGTGCTGCACTACTACGCCACCACCGCGCCGGTGCTGCTGCCGCATCTGCGCGACCGGCCGGTGTCGTTCCTGCGCTACCCGGACGGTCCGGACGGACAGCTGTTCTTCGCCAAGAACGTGCCGCCGGGCACCCCCGACTGGGTCACCACCGCCGAGGTGCCCCGCATGGAGGGGCCGGCGCGGATGGTGCTGGTGCAGGATCTGGCGAGTCTGATGTGGGCCGCGAACCTGGTCACCGAGTTCCATACGCCCCAGTGGGTGATCCAGGCGCCCGGTGAGGCGGACCGGCTGGTCTTCGACCTGGACCCCGGGGCGCCCGCCTCGGTGGTCGAGTGCTGCGAGGTCGCCCTGTGGCTGCGGGAGCGGCTGGCCGCCGACGGCATCGAGGCGTACGCCAAGACCTCCGGCTCCAAGGGCCTGCACCTCAGCGCGGCCGTACGGCCGGTGTCGTCCGAGCGGGCCACGGAGTACGCCAAGGAGCTCGCCGTGGAGGCGGAGCGGGCGATGCCCCGGCTGGTCGTGCACCGGATGACGAAGAGCCTGCGGCCAGGCAAGGTCTTCGTCGACTGGAGCCAGAACGCCGCCCGCAAGACGACGGCCGCCCCCTACACCCTGCGCGCCCGCGCCGAGCCCCTGGTGTCGGCGCCGGTCACCTGGGAGGAGGTGGCGGAGTGCAGCTCCCCCCGCTCCCTGGCCTTTCTCGCTCCGGACCTCGCCCCGCGCCTGCAGGACTACGGCGACCTGCTGGCGCCCCTGCTGGATCCGAAGGCCGCGGCCGAGGTGCCCTGA
- a CDS encoding Ku protein produces MRSIWNGAISFGLVSIPIKLVNATQNRSISFRQIHTEDGGRIRYRKVCELEDREVGQAEIGKGYEDADGTIVPITDEDLSHLPLPTARTIEIVAFVPADRIDPLQMDAAYYLAAGGAQAAKPYTLLREALKRSQKVAIAKYALRGRERLGMLRVVDDAIAMHGLLWPDEVRAPEGVAPDTPVTVNDKELDLADALMDTLGEIELEELHDEYREALEEVVAAKVSGEAPPETPEPARSGKVLDLMAALEKSVRAAKESRGEEPADSGEPAKTSEAEVRTLPQRKSARAAPKQTSGKKSAAGGKTAAKKTASSASSASSASSTSSTSSARKSTSKSAQGAKKSTAKSTAKTTAKTTAARKPAAKKTASRKRSA; encoded by the coding sequence GTGCGATCCATCTGGAACGGCGCCATCTCGTTCGGCCTGGTCAGCATCCCCATCAAGCTGGTGAACGCCACCCAGAACCGCTCGATCTCGTTCCGGCAGATCCACACGGAGGACGGCGGCCGGATCCGCTACCGCAAGGTCTGCGAGCTGGAGGACCGCGAGGTCGGCCAGGCCGAGATCGGCAAGGGGTACGAGGACGCGGACGGCACGATCGTCCCGATCACCGACGAGGACCTGTCCCACCTCCCGCTGCCGACCGCCCGGACCATCGAGATCGTCGCCTTCGTCCCGGCCGACCGGATCGACCCGCTCCAGATGGACGCCGCCTACTACCTCGCGGCGGGCGGGGCGCAGGCCGCCAAACCGTACACCCTGCTGCGCGAGGCGCTCAAGCGCAGCCAGAAGGTGGCCATCGCCAAGTACGCCCTGCGCGGCCGGGAGCGGCTCGGCATGCTGCGGGTCGTCGACGACGCCATCGCCATGCACGGTCTGCTGTGGCCGGACGAGGTCCGGGCCCCCGAGGGCGTCGCACCGGACACACCCGTCACCGTGAACGACAAGGAGCTCGACCTCGCGGACGCCCTGATGGACACCCTCGGCGAGATCGAGCTGGAGGAGCTGCACGACGAGTACCGCGAGGCGCTGGAGGAGGTGGTCGCCGCGAAGGTCTCCGGCGAGGCCCCGCCCGAGACCCCCGAGCCGGCGCGCTCCGGCAAGGTCCTCGACCTGATGGCCGCCCTGGAGAAGAGCGTGCGCGCGGCGAAGGAGTCGCGGGGCGAGGAACCGGCCGACTCGGGGGAGCCGGCGAAGACCTCGGAGGCGGAGGTACGGACGCTGCCGCAGCGCAAGTCCGCCCGCGCGGCCCCGAAGCAGACCTCCGGGAAGAAGTCCGCGGCCGGCGGGAAGACCGCCGCGAAGAAGACGGCCTCGTCGGCGTCGTCCGCGTCGTCCGCGTCGTCCACGTCGTCCACGTCCTCCGCGAGGAAGTCGACGTCCAAGTCCGCCCAGGGCGCGAAGAAGTCGACGGCCAAGAGCACCGCCAAGACGACGGCGAAGACGACGGCGGCCAGGAAGCCCGCGGCCAAGAAGACGGCTTCCCGGAAACGGTCGGCGTGA
- a CDS encoding AurF N-oxygenase family protein yields the protein MTALTEAEALDGLRDALGLLKDREQVAERLLASSAKHSFDPDKELDWDAPFEEGKWFWPPELVSLYDTPMWKRMSEEQRIALSQHEAAALASLGIWFEIILMQLLVRHIYDKSATSAHVRYALTEIEDECRHSKMFARLISHGGTPWYPVSRVHQNLGRLFKTISTTPGSFTATLLGEEILDWMQRLTFPDERVQTLIRGVTRIHVVEEARHVRYAREELRRQMMTAPRWSQEFTRVTSGEFARVFSVAFVNPDVYTNVGLDKKEAMAQVKASGHRREVMQTGAKRLTDFLDDIGVLRGVGRRLWKSSGLLA from the coding sequence ATGACTGCCCTGACGGAAGCCGAGGCGCTGGACGGACTGCGCGACGCGCTCGGCCTGCTCAAGGACCGCGAACAGGTGGCCGAACGCCTCCTCGCCTCTTCCGCGAAGCACTCCTTCGACCCCGACAAGGAGCTCGACTGGGACGCGCCCTTCGAGGAGGGCAAGTGGTTCTGGCCGCCGGAGCTCGTCTCGCTCTACGACACCCCGATGTGGAAGCGGATGAGCGAGGAGCAGCGCATCGCGCTCTCCCAGCACGAGGCCGCCGCGCTCGCCTCCCTCGGCATCTGGTTCGAGATCATCCTGATGCAGCTGCTGGTCCGGCACATCTACGACAAGTCCGCGACGAGCGCCCACGTGCGGTACGCGCTCACCGAGATCGAGGACGAGTGCCGGCACTCCAAGATGTTCGCGCGCCTGATCTCCCACGGCGGCACGCCCTGGTACCCCGTCAGCCGCGTCCACCAGAACCTGGGCCGGCTGTTCAAGACGATCTCCACCACCCCGGGCTCCTTCACGGCCACCCTGCTCGGCGAGGAGATCCTCGACTGGATGCAGCGCCTGACCTTCCCGGACGAGCGCGTCCAGACCCTCATCCGGGGCGTCACCCGTATCCACGTGGTCGAGGAGGCCCGCCATGTGCGGTACGCCCGTGAGGAGCTGCGCCGGCAGATGATGACGGCGCCGCGGTGGTCGCAGGAGTTCACCCGGGTCACCTCGGGCGAGTTCGCCCGCGTCTTCTCGGTCGCCTTCGTCAACCCGGACGTCTACACCAACGTCGGCCTCGACAAGAAGGAGGCCATGGCGCAGGTGAAGGCCAGCGGCCACCGCCGCGAGGTCATGCAGACCGGCGCCAAGCGGCTGACCGACTTCCTGGACGACATCGGCGTCCTGCGCGGAGTGGGCCGCCGCCTGTGGAAGTCGTCGGGCCTGCTCGCCTAG
- a CDS encoding dual specificity protein phosphatase family protein, with protein MRTRRKQPDVPAPDSPWSEIVPGLWMGGHQFRGPAGQLEFAVVRDEFDLVQTLLRLPGHGPDPGVEHHVWPIPDGPLDGTQLAGVIRLADAVTEALDAGRRVLVRCYHGYNRSGLVVAQALIRGGHSADRAIRLIRSRRSPWALHNELFVDYLHAGLPVARLLEELDG; from the coding sequence TTGCGTACCCGCAGGAAGCAACCCGACGTACCCGCTCCGGACAGTCCCTGGAGCGAGATCGTGCCCGGCCTGTGGATGGGCGGGCACCAGTTCCGCGGTCCGGCGGGGCAGCTGGAGTTCGCCGTGGTGCGGGACGAGTTCGACCTCGTCCAGACCTTGCTGCGGCTGCCCGGGCACGGGCCCGACCCGGGCGTGGAGCACCATGTGTGGCCGATCCCGGACGGGCCGCTGGACGGGACGCAGCTCGCGGGCGTGATCCGGCTCGCGGACGCCGTGACGGAGGCGCTGGACGCGGGCCGCAGGGTCCTGGTGCGCTGCTACCACGGTTACAACCGGTCGGGGCTGGTCGTCGCCCAGGCGCTGATCCGCGGCGGGCACTCGGCCGACCGGGCGATCCGGCTGATACGCTCCCGCCGCTCTCCCTGGGCGCTGCACAACGAGCTGTTCGTCGACTACCTCCACGCGGGACTGCCGGTCGCCCGGCTGCTGGAGGAACTCGACGGGTGA